A single window of Desulfovibrio sp. G11 DNA harbors:
- a CDS encoding UvrD-helicase domain-containing protein: protein MEPAEIDLLTIARGMVTAPAGCGKTQLIVRALAAHKGNKPILLLTHTNAGVAALRIRLDRIGVPRSAYRLCTIDGWAIRLIASFPGRSGHDADILRLATPASDYQKIRDSARKLLESGHVNTVLKASYAHLIVDEYQDCSVPQHLIVYFLSLILPTCVLGDPMQAIFGFRGNALADWGQQVCTHFPVMAELDTPWRWRNAGAEALGLWLLEARRLLVAGQPVDLRTGPPEHVTWIQTVPPNDYPQRLAAARTPPPTADGRVLVIADCRNRSIQQKFASCTPGASTVEAVDLQDLITFGNTFEVLSQGALAQLLALAQSVMTNVKVTELTRRLDSLNRGTAKNPPSMLERCALMFQRTPSIATAAILLSELSAMPNVRVHRPAILYGVLKALRGASTGTLSLAESSVRVREENRLLGRRLPKRAVGSTLLLKGLEAEVAVVLNTEGMSAQHLYVAMTRGSMKLVVCSPISIVG from the coding sequence ATGGAACCCGCTGAAATCGACCTACTCACGATTGCCCGCGGCATGGTTACGGCACCGGCCGGGTGTGGCAAGACTCAATTGATCGTCCGCGCATTGGCTGCCCATAAAGGAAACAAGCCAATCCTCCTACTCACACATACCAATGCTGGTGTGGCAGCACTTCGTATCCGGTTGGACCGCATCGGTGTGCCACGAAGCGCATATAGGCTGTGCACGATTGATGGCTGGGCTATTCGACTCATTGCGAGCTTCCCGGGGCGCAGCGGGCACGACGCGGATATCCTGCGACTTGCCACGCCAGCAAGCGACTACCAAAAAATCCGCGATTCTGCCAGGAAACTATTGGAGTCCGGCCATGTCAACACAGTATTAAAAGCGTCCTATGCACACCTTATCGTCGATGAGTACCAAGACTGCTCGGTGCCTCAACATCTCATTGTATACTTCCTCTCGCTGATTTTGCCTACCTGCGTGCTTGGCGATCCGATGCAGGCCATCTTTGGCTTCCGGGGCAATGCCCTAGCCGACTGGGGTCAGCAGGTATGCACACATTTTCCAGTAATGGCGGAACTGGACACGCCTTGGCGCTGGCGCAATGCTGGTGCGGAAGCACTAGGACTGTGGCTCCTAGAAGCTCGACGCCTATTGGTGGCTGGTCAACCGGTTGATCTACGCACCGGGCCACCAGAACACGTGACATGGATTCAAACCGTCCCTCCAAATGACTACCCGCAGCGACTGGCCGCAGCGCGTACGCCGCCGCCCACTGCCGACGGGCGAGTGTTGGTCATCGCAGACTGTCGGAACCGTTCGATTCAGCAGAAGTTTGCCAGCTGTACGCCAGGTGCTTCCACTGTTGAGGCAGTCGATTTGCAAGATCTTATCACCTTCGGAAACACTTTCGAGGTGTTGTCTCAAGGGGCCTTAGCACAACTATTAGCGCTAGCACAAAGTGTCATGACAAACGTGAAGGTAACAGAACTGACGCGGCGTTTGGATTCACTGAATCGTGGTACTGCGAAAAATCCGCCGTCGATGTTAGAGCGTTGCGCGTTGATGTTTCAGCGCACCCCGTCCATCGCCACAGCTGCAATATTACTATCGGAATTAAGCGCAATGCCGAACGTACGAGTGCATCGCCCCGCAATTCTTTACGGCGTGCTCAAGGCGTTGCGTGGGGCTTCAACAGGAACCTTATCGCTTGCGGAGTCCTCAGTGCGCGTGAGGGAAGAGAATCGCCTGCTGGGTCGTCGATTACCCAAACGTGCCGTGGGCAGTACGTTGTTGCTCAAGGGATTGGAGGCGGAAGTTGCGGTGGTACTGAATACGGAAGGAATGAGTGCACAGCACCTATATGTTGCCATGACCCGTGGATCGATGAAACTGGTTGTGTGCAGTCCGATCTCCATAGTAGGCTAG
- a CDS encoding ISL3 family transposase → MKDTDLYFRILGLTEPWFVEAVELDTAEGRVDIRVEHGPGVRWFCPTCGRELACRDHVEPRVWRHLDTCQFKTFLHARIPRVDCPEHGVLQVNVPWAESKARFTILMERLIIDVLTECATVTGARRILRITWDEAWGVMERAVRRGRERKQSNPSRYLGVDEKAFRKGHDYVTVVCDLIGSTVEYVADERKAESLEGYYLQFTKAQLERIKAVAMDMWEPYFKATLKHVPDAAGKIVHDRFHVMKHVGEAVDRVRKQEHRELTSQDDHRLKGTKFLWLYREENLPDKHRPALEALKTANLKVAKAWAMKESLNDVWKYLSTGWARRFVKRWLVWVNRSDLAPMRKVGGLIQRHLENILTFCRHRITNGVAEGLNSKIMAIKRKACGYRNREHFKTAIYFFCGGLDLYPASS, encoded by the coding sequence ATGAAGGATACGGACCTATATTTTCGGATTCTGGGGCTGACCGAGCCCTGGTTTGTTGAGGCTGTTGAACTGGACACGGCGGAAGGTCGGGTAGACATCCGCGTGGAGCATGGTCCTGGTGTTCGCTGGTTTTGCCCTACTTGTGGTCGAGAGCTGGCTTGCCGCGACCATGTCGAGCCTCGTGTCTGGCGCCATCTGGACACGTGCCAGTTCAAGACGTTCCTGCATGCTCGGATTCCCCGAGTGGACTGCCCCGAGCATGGCGTCCTTCAGGTCAACGTGCCTTGGGCCGAGTCCAAGGCACGTTTCACCATATTGATGGAGCGATTGATCATCGACGTGCTGACCGAGTGCGCCACCGTAACAGGAGCGCGGCGCATCCTGCGCATCACCTGGGACGAAGCATGGGGTGTCATGGAAAGGGCGGTGCGCCGGGGCCGGGAGCGCAAGCAATCGAATCCCTCGCGGTATCTTGGCGTTGACGAGAAGGCATTCCGCAAGGGGCACGACTATGTGACCGTGGTTTGTGATCTGATCGGCAGCACGGTGGAGTATGTGGCCGACGAGCGTAAGGCCGAAAGCCTTGAGGGGTACTACCTTCAGTTCACCAAGGCGCAGTTGGAGCGGATCAAGGCCGTGGCCATGGACATGTGGGAGCCCTATTTTAAAGCTACGCTCAAACATGTGCCGGACGCGGCGGGGAAAATCGTTCACGATCGGTTCCACGTCATGAAACACGTAGGCGAGGCTGTGGACCGGGTACGCAAGCAAGAGCACCGCGAACTCACAAGTCAGGATGACCATCGACTCAAGGGCACGAAATTCCTCTGGCTATACCGGGAGGAGAATCTGCCGGACAAACACCGGCCAGCCCTGGAGGCCTTGAAGACAGCGAACCTCAAGGTGGCCAAGGCCTGGGCCATGAAGGAAAGCCTGAACGACGTCTGGAAGTACCTGAGCACGGGATGGGCCAGACGTTTTGTGAAGCGATGGCTGGTCTGGGTGAACAGGTCAGATCTTGCCCCAATGCGCAAAGTGGGCGGACTGATTCAGAGACATCTTGAGAACATCCTGACCTTCTGCCGCCACAGGATCACCAACGGCGTGGCCGAGGGCCTCAACAGCAAGATCATGGCCATCAAGAGGAAGGCTTGCGGCTATAGGAACCGGGAGCATTTCAAGACAGCCATCTACTTCTTCTGTGGTGGTCTGGACCTCTACCCGGCCAGTTCCTGA